Proteins co-encoded in one Rhizobium sp. NZLR1 genomic window:
- a CDS encoding sugar transferase, protein MSIFVPSAMTPGPSKASTPNDMTSRAIPAGSVPPIAARTADAFAPAGLNMPVALGRQLPRLATSSFLVAGDIASYLTAYFVLLFFLPSGSEGTLVERAFTIAALAAIVLYASAGLYPGYRLHDHEHLRRRTMAAVKVAVLAAFAAIVLPEGERLLLAIIVFLGLGLIVQPFVHWLARGLCWRLGIWGERAVVIGGRNLAPALVAHFNDHWQYGIRPEPSSSDTLEALPGGGPSIAVIAGDTGSLVSDLPAMRRKFAEIILLSDTPSLKVSGLRPADIGGEIGIRLTTGGSSINSDPVRRILDLAIAVPATIVVAPFIAMAAAAIYAIDPGPVFFRHAREGRSGRPVHVLKLRTMYQDAEKRLEALFRDNPAMRAEWLSHFKLKDDPRVLPIIGHMLRSSSIDELPQLANIIAGEMAFVGPRPFPEYHLSAMDGEFRDKRRSVTPGLTGLWQISERSDADIELQQQLDEFYIDNRSLWFDCQILLGTIPAVFKRRGAC, encoded by the coding sequence ATGTCCATATTTGTGCCGTCAGCTATGACACCGGGTCCGTCGAAGGCATCCACACCAAATGACATGACATCGCGGGCGATTCCGGCAGGGTCCGTGCCGCCCATAGCAGCCAGGACTGCCGATGCCTTTGCGCCGGCTGGACTGAATATGCCCGTCGCACTAGGGCGCCAGCTTCCTCGGCTTGCAACGTCGTCCTTCCTGGTCGCCGGCGACATTGCCAGCTATCTGACTGCCTATTTCGTTCTCCTGTTCTTTCTTCCCAGTGGTTCGGAGGGCACGCTCGTGGAGCGCGCGTTCACGATCGCCGCACTGGCTGCGATTGTTCTTTACGCATCGGCCGGCCTCTATCCTGGATATCGGCTGCATGACCACGAACATCTGCGGCGGCGCACTATGGCTGCCGTCAAGGTGGCTGTCCTGGCGGCATTCGCAGCGATTGTCCTGCCGGAGGGGGAACGACTGCTGCTTGCCATTATTGTGTTCCTCGGTCTCGGGCTGATTGTTCAGCCATTTGTGCATTGGCTTGCACGTGGCCTGTGCTGGAGACTTGGAATTTGGGGGGAGCGCGCGGTTGTCATAGGGGGGCGCAACCTTGCTCCCGCGCTCGTGGCACATTTCAACGACCACTGGCAGTATGGCATCAGGCCGGAGCCCTCTTCCTCCGATACTTTGGAGGCATTGCCGGGTGGCGGGCCATCCATTGCGGTAATTGCCGGCGACACAGGCTCGCTTGTGTCCGACTTGCCGGCGATGCGTCGGAAGTTCGCCGAAATCATTTTGCTGTCCGACACGCCGAGCCTTAAGGTAAGTGGATTGCGACCTGCGGATATCGGCGGAGAGATCGGTATTCGCCTCACCACCGGTGGGAGTTCGATCAACTCGGATCCGGTTCGCCGGATCCTCGATCTCGCAATCGCCGTCCCTGCAACGATCGTGGTCGCGCCATTCATCGCGATGGCAGCGGCCGCAATCTATGCCATCGATCCCGGCCCGGTCTTCTTTCGGCATGCCAGGGAAGGACGGTCCGGCAGGCCGGTGCACGTCCTGAAACTGAGGACGATGTACCAAGACGCGGAAAAGCGCCTCGAAGCACTATTCCGAGACAACCCTGCCATGCGCGCCGAGTGGTTGAGCCACTTCAAGCTCAAGGACGATCCGCGCGTCCTTCCGATTATAGGACATATGCTGCGCTCATCGAGCATCGACGAGCTCCCGCAATTGGCAAACATCATTGCGGGCGAGATGGCCTTTGTGGGACCACGCCCGTTCCCGGAGTATCACCTTTCGGCGATGGACGGCGAATTTCGGGACAAGCGCCGTTCCGTCACGCCGGGGCTCACGGGCCTTTGGCAAATTTCTGAACGAAGCGATGCGGACATCGAGCTGCAGCAGCAACTCGACGAGTTCTACATCGACAACCGGTCCCTGTGGTTCGACTGCCAAATTCTTCTCGGCACAATCCCCGCGGTCTTCAAGCGCAGGGGAGCCTGCTGA
- a CDS encoding UDP-glucuronic acid decarboxylase family protein, which translates to MHGHKRIMVTGGTGFLGSFLCERLLREGNDVLCVDNYYTGSRDNVLHLLDDPRFEILRHDITFPLYVEVDEIYNLACPASPVHYQHDPVQTVKTNVHGAINMLGLAKRTKAKIFQASTSEVYGDPAVHPQPEEYRGSVNPIGPRACYDEGKRCAETLFFDYHRQYGVEIRVARIFNTYGPRMQTNDGRVVSNFIVQALQNEPITIFGKGTQTRSFCYVDDLIEGFIRLMGTPAGVTGPINLGNPGEFQVRELAEMVIEMTGSKSSIVYNPLPIDDPTQRKPDISRAKQDLGWQPTVNLREGLEKTIAYFEWKLSGGAKSVPGVRSSRTAYTYLPTPAVGLPVAQAAPLGT; encoded by the coding sequence ATGCACGGACACAAGAGAATTATGGTTACCGGCGGCACCGGGTTTCTGGGATCATTCCTGTGCGAAAGGCTTTTGCGAGAGGGCAATGACGTCCTCTGCGTGGACAATTACTACACCGGTTCGCGCGACAACGTGCTGCACCTTCTCGACGACCCGCGCTTTGAGATTCTTCGCCACGACATTACCTTCCCGCTGTATGTGGAGGTCGACGAGATCTACAACCTCGCCTGCCCGGCATCTCCGGTCCACTATCAGCACGACCCCGTGCAAACGGTGAAGACCAATGTGCACGGGGCCATCAACATGCTCGGCTTGGCAAAACGCACCAAGGCGAAGATCTTCCAGGCCTCCACCAGCGAAGTTTATGGCGATCCGGCCGTGCACCCTCAACCCGAGGAGTATCGAGGCAGCGTCAATCCGATAGGCCCGCGGGCATGTTATGACGAAGGCAAGCGGTGTGCCGAAACATTATTCTTCGACTATCATCGCCAATACGGTGTGGAAATCCGCGTGGCGCGGATCTTCAATACTTATGGGCCGCGTATGCAGACCAACGACGGCCGCGTCGTCTCCAATTTCATCGTTCAGGCGCTTCAAAACGAGCCGATCACCATCTTCGGCAAGGGCACGCAGACGCGCTCCTTCTGCTATGTAGACGATCTGATCGAGGGCTTCATCCGCCTGATGGGTACGCCGGCCGGCGTCACGGGTCCGATCAATCTCGGCAACCCAGGAGAATTCCAGGTCCGGGAACTGGCCGAAATGGTCATCGAGATGACCGGATCGAAATCAAGCATCGTTTACAATCCTCTGCCGATTGACGATCCCACACAGCGCAAGCCCGACATCAGCCGGGCAAAGCAGGACCTGGGCTGGCAGCCGACGGTGAACCTGCGTGAGGGGCTCGAGAAAACGATCGCGTATTTCGAGTGGAAGCTTTCTGGCGGAGCCAAGAGCGTGCCTGGCGTCCGGTCCTCGCGAACGGCTTACACCTATCTGCCTACTCCGGCCGTCGGCCTTCCTGTTGCGCAAGCTGCGCCCCTGGGAACGTGA
- a CDS encoding glycosyltransferase family 2 protein, producing the protein MRVAVVTPYYKEPNELLEQCRASVLDQTVACDHVFVADGFPNAIVGGWRAKHFILPNAHGDAGNMARVIGSLSAFAQGYDAVAFLDADNWYRSDHIQRLLELHRRTGAAVCTSRRSMHRADGTYMFDDSKSDGRTHVDTNCLFLTRPSLPIIARWAHMPRELYPVGDSVYWSSIRSSRLSLSHEPTATVCYRTTWEADYKRMGEPVPAGSKTLAFTDQPYHWFKSLPARDRWRIWQDFGFPLRRRTVAKLVGQYALSRLSPTSYLGAKI; encoded by the coding sequence ATGCGCGTTGCCGTTGTTACGCCATACTACAAGGAGCCTAACGAGCTCCTTGAGCAATGCCGGGCGAGCGTTCTCGACCAAACCGTTGCATGCGACCATGTTTTTGTTGCCGACGGGTTTCCGAACGCTATCGTCGGTGGCTGGCGCGCAAAACATTTCATTCTGCCGAATGCTCACGGCGACGCCGGCAACATGGCTCGCGTGATCGGCAGCCTCAGCGCCTTTGCCCAGGGCTATGACGCGGTGGCGTTTCTCGATGCGGACAACTGGTACAGATCCGACCACATCCAGCGCTTGCTTGAGCTTCACCGCCGTACCGGTGCTGCGGTTTGCACATCGAGACGTTCGATGCACCGTGCGGACGGCACCTACATGTTCGACGACTCAAAGAGCGACGGTCGCACGCACGTGGATACGAACTGCTTATTTCTCACGCGACCGTCCCTGCCGATCATTGCGCGCTGGGCTCACATGCCGAGGGAACTCTATCCAGTCGGAGATTCCGTCTATTGGAGCTCGATCCGAAGCTCTCGGCTGTCGCTCTCTCATGAACCGACCGCGACGGTATGCTACCGGACGACTTGGGAAGCCGACTACAAGCGAATGGGAGAACCTGTTCCTGCAGGCAGCAAGACCCTCGCGTTCACCGACCAGCCATATCACTGGTTCAAGTCTCTCCCGGCTCGGGACCGCTGGCGCATCTGGCAGGATTTCGGCTTTCCCCTCAGGCGCCGCACGGTGGCAAAGCTGGTCGGCCAATATGCGCTGTCAAGGCTTTCCCCCACCTCTTATCTCGGCGCCAAAATATGA
- a CDS encoding glycosyltransferase, whose translation MQRVDVVVPCYNYSHFLQECVESVLSQAGVDVRVLIIDDCSPDNTPEVGMALASRDTRVTYRRHTANMRHIATYNEGIDWAGGDLFLLLSADDYLLPGALDRSAELMRKYPDVGLVFGNALIAEPDGTTSKRADPLGDNNVHPMQVLSGRQFMRLSGARNLVPTPTAVVRTALQKQVGGYRKELPHAGDMEMWLRLASHAGVGYINDDQAVYRQHASNMSLQYYGENILSDLLQRKMAFDILFNQAADSLRKDEMLRRFLARDLGKQALRQAGIAFNNFDVATAVAIQRFALEVSPEVRNSLPWIKLICKQTIGPKCWYALNSVRRRVAA comes from the coding sequence TTGCAACGTGTTGATGTCGTAGTCCCCTGCTATAATTATTCCCATTTCTTGCAGGAATGCGTTGAAAGCGTCCTTTCGCAGGCGGGCGTCGATGTGCGCGTGCTCATTATAGATGACTGCTCGCCAGACAATACGCCGGAAGTCGGGATGGCCCTGGCATCCCGCGACACGCGGGTCACTTATCGGCGGCACACTGCAAACATGCGGCACATCGCTACCTACAATGAAGGGATCGATTGGGCAGGCGGTGACTTATTCCTGCTTCTTTCTGCGGATGATTATCTTCTGCCGGGCGCGCTGGACCGCTCGGCGGAGCTGATGCGCAAGTATCCGGATGTGGGGTTGGTGTTCGGGAACGCGCTCATAGCTGAGCCAGATGGTACTACGAGCAAGCGCGCGGATCCTCTCGGCGACAATAACGTGCACCCCATGCAGGTCTTGTCCGGTCGGCAATTCATGCGGTTGAGTGGAGCGCGCAATCTCGTTCCAACGCCGACAGCTGTTGTGAGGACGGCGCTGCAAAAGCAGGTCGGCGGCTATCGCAAGGAACTGCCGCATGCCGGCGATATGGAAATGTGGCTGCGACTCGCATCACATGCCGGCGTTGGCTACATCAATGACGACCAAGCAGTCTATCGCCAGCATGCTTCGAATATGTCGCTGCAATACTATGGGGAAAATATCCTCTCCGACCTTCTACAAAGAAAAATGGCTTTTGATATCCTGTTTAACCAAGCGGCCGATAGCCTCAGGAAAGATGAGATGTTGCGACGCTTTCTTGCCAGAGATCTCGGAAAACAGGCGCTTCGACAGGCTGGTATTGCATTCAACAACTTCGACGTTGCGACGGCCGTGGCTATTCAGCGTTTTGCACTGGAGGTTTCTCCTGAGGTGCGAAATTCGTTGCCCTGGATCAAGTTGATCTGCAAGCAAACGATCGGGCCAAAATGCTGGTATGCCTTGAATTCTGTGCGGCGAAGAGTTGCGGCGTGA
- a CDS encoding response regulator transcription factor, producing MDTINISHRQESVSLPIEIEDGSTAFTRPSKSKHSLVILDRRELDRHCLAQCMAAHTADFVILAFGSIEEWKQKREEYPPLSAILLNVGGKTVDDPVVSEQIKSLSSEFVSTPVIILSDSDDFAQIVRAIDYGAKGYIPASVSISVCMELIALSVAGGLFVPASALFAMRHLLQSNNPTAHPLAGIFTDRQAEVVAALRRGKANKIIAYELNLRESTVKVHVRNIMKKVKATNRTEVVFKLNDLFQSGIPALA from the coding sequence TTGGATACAATAAATATAAGCCACAGGCAGGAATCCGTATCTCTTCCGATAGAGATAGAAGATGGCTCGACGGCGTTTACCCGACCGTCAAAGTCAAAGCACTCACTAGTCATTCTTGACAGGAGGGAACTTGATCGGCACTGCCTTGCGCAATGCATGGCCGCCCACACGGCGGATTTCGTGATTCTGGCGTTCGGATCGATTGAAGAGTGGAAGCAAAAGCGCGAAGAATATCCTCCGCTTTCGGCAATCCTCTTGAACGTCGGTGGCAAGACGGTCGACGACCCTGTCGTTTCGGAGCAGATCAAGAGCCTTTCGTCGGAATTCGTGTCGACACCGGTCATCATATTGTCTGATAGTGACGATTTCGCTCAAATCGTCAGGGCGATCGACTACGGAGCCAAGGGTTATATTCCTGCCTCCGTCAGCATTAGCGTGTGCATGGAGCTGATTGCGCTATCGGTAGCAGGAGGACTCTTCGTGCCCGCAAGCGCCCTGTTCGCCATGCGTCACTTGCTGCAGTCGAACAACCCGACAGCGCACCCGCTGGCCGGGATATTCACGGACCGCCAGGCCGAAGTCGTCGCGGCACTGCGGCGCGGAAAGGCGAACAAGATCATTGCCTATGAGCTCAACCTGCGAGAAAGCACCGTCAAGGTACACGTTCGCAACATCATGAAAAAGGTCAAGGCAACCAACAGGACGGAAGTCGTGTTCAAGCTTAACGACTTGTTCCAGAGTGGAATTCCGGCACTAGCGTGA
- a CDS encoding acyltransferase yields the protein MIASNVNLGDGCVIHHRDLVNLYGCTIGAGTRIGTFVEIQKNVLVGKDCKISSHSFLCEGVTLEDGVFIGHGVMFTNDTYPRAVNSDGSLQTEADWVVIPTLVKRHASIGSNATILPGVTIGEAAQVGAGAVVTKDVPDGTIVAGVPARITGRVHDRSVNMQELGGMR from the coding sequence ATGATTGCATCGAACGTCAACCTGGGTGACGGCTGCGTTATCCACCATCGGGATCTTGTCAATCTCTACGGCTGCACGATCGGCGCGGGAACGCGCATCGGCACCTTCGTTGAAATCCAGAAAAACGTCCTCGTCGGAAAAGACTGCAAGATCTCCAGCCATTCCTTCCTGTGTGAAGGCGTGACGCTGGAGGACGGCGTTTTTATCGGTCACGGGGTCATGTTCACCAATGATACTTACCCGCGCGCCGTCAATTCGGACGGCAGTCTGCAGACGGAGGCTGACTGGGTTGTCATCCCCACTCTGGTCAAGCGCCACGCGTCGATCGGCAGCAACGCCACCATTCTGCCTGGCGTGACCATCGGAGAGGCCGCACAAGTCGGCGCGGGCGCGGTTGTAACGAAGGATGTGCCTGACGGCACCATTGTTGCCGGCGTTCCGGCGAGGATCACCGGTCGCGTTCATGACCGGTCAGTCAACATGCAAGAGTTGGGAGGAATGCGATGA
- a CDS encoding Gfo/Idh/MocA family oxidoreductase produces the protein MIGIAVIGYGYWGPNLVRNISEAAGANLLSVCDLNVERLAAVKSRYPAVTITDNFEEVLRDPRVDAIAIATPVSTHFKLAMQAMMAGKHVFVEKPMASTTEEAARMVEEAARRRLVLAVDHTFVHTGAVRKMRELVESGLGDMYYYDSVRVNLGLFQHDVSVIWDLAVHDLSILDHVLQERPVAVSATGMSHVLGEPENIAYLTLFFESKLIAHIHVNWLAPVKVRRTLIGGSNKMIVYDDLEPSEKIKVYDKGITMCPNSDAYGEKVHQMMVGYRSGDMWAPKLDMTEALKRELDQFVDCIEHNSRPITDGQAGLRVVRILEAASRSLAQRGRIIELEEARRIA, from the coding sequence ATGATCGGCATTGCTGTTATTGGGTATGGGTATTGGGGTCCGAACCTGGTTCGTAACATCTCGGAAGCGGCCGGCGCGAACCTCCTTTCAGTTTGTGATCTGAACGTCGAACGGTTGGCGGCTGTTAAAAGCCGGTATCCCGCAGTAACGATCACTGACAATTTCGAGGAAGTTCTGCGCGATCCGAGGGTGGATGCAATCGCCATCGCAACGCCGGTCTCGACCCATTTCAAGCTCGCAATGCAGGCTATGATGGCCGGAAAACATGTCTTCGTCGAAAAGCCGATGGCATCGACGACGGAGGAAGCCGCGCGGATGGTCGAGGAAGCCGCGCGCAGACGCCTGGTGCTGGCCGTGGATCATACCTTCGTCCACACCGGCGCCGTCCGCAAGATGCGCGAACTCGTCGAAAGCGGCCTCGGCGACATGTATTATTATGACTCCGTCCGGGTCAATCTGGGGCTCTTCCAGCACGATGTCAGCGTCATCTGGGATCTCGCGGTGCACGACCTGTCCATCCTGGACCATGTCCTGCAGGAAAGGCCGGTGGCTGTTTCTGCGACGGGCATGAGCCATGTACTCGGCGAGCCGGAGAACATCGCCTATCTGACGCTCTTCTTCGAGAGCAAGCTCATCGCGCACATCCACGTCAATTGGCTAGCCCCTGTCAAGGTCCGCCGCACGCTGATCGGCGGCAGCAACAAGATGATCGTTTATGACGATCTGGAGCCCAGTGAAAAGATCAAGGTCTATGACAAGGGCATCACCATGTGCCCGAATTCCGACGCGTATGGCGAGAAGGTGCATCAGATGATGGTCGGTTACCGCAGCGGCGACATGTGGGCGCCCAAGCTCGATATGACCGAAGCGTTGAAACGCGAACTGGATCAGTTCGTCGATTGCATCGAGCACAATTCGCGGCCCATCACTGATGGCCAGGCCGGGCTGCGCGTCGTCCGCATCCTTGAAGCCGCAAGCCGGTCGCTTGCCCAGCGCGGTCGCATCATCGAGCTTGAAGAGGCGAGGCGCATCGCATGA
- a CDS encoding DegT/DnrJ/EryC1/StrS family aminotransferase, protein MIPFLDLKAQYQSIKSEIDAAVLGVLASGQYILGEEVASLEQEFADYCDVKHAIAVNTGTSALHLSLLAAGVGPGDEVITVPFTFVATVSAICYAGARPVFVDVEPVTLTMDPAQLEAKITPRTKAIVPVHLYGQMADMDAIRAIADHYRIPVIEDACQAHGAQYKGARAGSIGASGCFSFYPGKNLGACGEGGIVVTNSDDQAKTMRMLRDWGQEQRYHHLLKGFNYRMDAIQGAILRIKLRHLEAWTEARRAHGRRYSLLLGGSANLRTPVEITDRRHVYHVYAIRSRDRDELQRVLSAEGIQSGLHYPIPVHLQKAHADLGYRPGDFPISEVAAREVLSLPIYPEMPARHVDQVAAALEYAYVS, encoded by the coding sequence ATGATCCCGTTCCTGGACCTCAAAGCACAATATCAATCGATCAAGAGCGAAATTGACGCCGCCGTGCTCGGCGTGCTTGCCTCGGGGCAATACATACTGGGCGAGGAGGTCGCCAGCCTCGAGCAGGAATTCGCGGACTATTGCGATGTCAAACATGCGATAGCCGTCAATACCGGGACGAGTGCCCTGCATCTGTCGCTTCTTGCGGCAGGCGTCGGCCCCGGCGATGAAGTCATCACCGTGCCATTTACCTTCGTCGCGACCGTATCGGCGATCTGCTACGCAGGTGCACGACCAGTATTCGTCGATGTCGAGCCCGTGACGCTCACGATGGATCCAGCTCAGCTCGAGGCAAAGATCACACCCAGAACCAAGGCCATTGTTCCCGTCCATCTCTATGGTCAGATGGCCGATATGGACGCGATCAGGGCGATTGCTGACCACTACCGGATACCGGTGATCGAGGATGCCTGCCAGGCGCACGGAGCGCAATACAAAGGCGCGCGTGCCGGCAGCATCGGCGCATCCGGCTGTTTCAGCTTCTATCCCGGCAAAAATCTCGGGGCCTGCGGCGAGGGGGGTATCGTCGTCACGAACAGCGACGATCAGGCCAAAACGATGCGCATGTTGCGCGACTGGGGTCAGGAACAGCGCTATCACCATCTGCTGAAGGGCTTCAACTACCGCATGGATGCCATTCAGGGTGCGATCCTGCGCATCAAGCTCCGGCATCTCGAAGCCTGGACCGAAGCGCGGCGCGCCCATGGACGCCGCTACTCGTTGCTGCTTGGCGGTTCGGCGAATTTGAGGACGCCTGTCGAAATCACCGACCGGCGCCACGTCTATCACGTCTATGCCATCAGAAGTCGCGATCGCGATGAGCTTCAGCGCGTATTGAGCGCGGAGGGCATTCAGTCCGGGTTGCACTATCCGATTCCCGTTCATCTGCAGAAGGCCCATGCCGACCTTGGTTACCGACCCGGCGATTTCCCAATCTCGGAAGTCGCCGCACGGGAGGTCCTGTCGCTGCCGATCTATCCCGAGATGCCGGCGCGGCACGTCGATCAGGTGGCCGCCGCGCTGGAGTACGCCTATGTCAGCTAG
- a CDS encoding acyltransferase, which translates to MSASRADEARVVQAVHGRHERPADPAYQAGLAEELRQSYGRPGLIELYGRFAVGDGVIDTLMRKAIWQAIARSCGTGLQVAGGAGFKHPETFEIGDGVFIGAQAYIQGRFDGTCVIGDNVWIGPMAYFDARDLVIEDSVGWGPGAKVLGSTHTALPMDVPIIRTDLEIKPVRICAEADIGTNATILPGVTIGKGAIVGAGAVVVSDVEPFSVVAGVPAKFIRWRSDNDPMTNMSREGRS; encoded by the coding sequence ATGTCAGCTAGTCGTGCCGACGAGGCCCGGGTCGTGCAGGCGGTCCATGGCCGTCATGAAAGGCCGGCGGACCCTGCCTACCAAGCTGGGTTGGCCGAAGAACTCAGGCAATCTTATGGGCGCCCTGGCCTGATTGAGCTCTACGGTCGTTTCGCGGTCGGTGACGGTGTCATCGATACGCTGATGCGAAAAGCCATCTGGCAAGCCATTGCGCGGAGCTGCGGCACAGGATTGCAGGTTGCAGGCGGTGCCGGTTTCAAACATCCGGAAACTTTCGAAATCGGCGATGGCGTGTTCATTGGCGCCCAGGCCTATATCCAGGGACGCTTTGACGGTACTTGCGTGATCGGCGACAATGTCTGGATCGGGCCGATGGCTTATTTCGACGCTCGCGATCTGGTGATCGAGGATTCTGTCGGGTGGGGACCTGGCGCCAAGGTGCTTGGCTCGACCCACACGGCACTGCCGATGGATGTGCCGATCATTCGCACGGATCTTGAAATCAAGCCGGTACGCATCTGTGCAGAGGCCGATATCGGGACGAATGCGACCATTCTACCCGGTGTGACCATCGGGAAGGGAGCGATCGTTGGAGCGGGGGCAGTTGTCGTTTCAGACGTCGAGCCGTTCTCAGTTGTCGCAGGTGTACCTGCGAAATTCATACGTTGGCGTTCGGATAATGATCCGATGACGAACATGTCGCGTGAGGGAAGATCATGA
- a CDS encoding NAD-dependent epimerase/dehydratase family protein: MRNQRVLITGGAGLIGSHIADLVALEKPREIIILDNFVRGRRDNLSTAIASGSVNIIEGDIRDRALLAKIFEGVDIVFHQAAIRITQCAEEPRLAFDVLAEGTFNVLESAVKAGVSKVVAASSASVLGLAESFPTTEEHHPYNNRTIYGAAKTFNEGLMRSFAEMYGLRYVALRYFNVYGPRMDVYGAYTEVLIRWMERLVAGMPPLIYGDGSQTMDFVDARDIARANILAAKSDVTDEVFNVASGKEISLLELAKMLSDIMGSSLEPQHKEARTVNGVTRRLADISKAERLLGFKAEISMEQGLRDLVAWWQKQTDAGGQAA; encoded by the coding sequence ATGAGAAATCAACGGGTGCTCATTACCGGCGGAGCCGGCCTGATCGGGTCGCATATTGCCGATCTCGTCGCATTGGAAAAACCGCGTGAGATCATCATCCTCGACAACTTCGTGCGCGGACGCCGGGACAATCTCAGCACGGCAATAGCCAGCGGGTCCGTCAACATCATCGAGGGAGATATCCGCGACAGGGCGCTTCTGGCCAAAATCTTCGAAGGCGTCGACATCGTCTTTCATCAGGCCGCAATCCGCATCACGCAATGCGCGGAAGAGCCACGACTGGCTTTCGATGTCCTTGCAGAGGGCACGTTCAACGTTCTCGAATCTGCCGTCAAGGCAGGTGTCTCGAAGGTGGTTGCTGCTTCCTCGGCTTCCGTGCTGGGGCTGGCCGAGAGCTTTCCAACGACCGAAGAGCATCATCCCTACAATAACCGGACGATCTACGGCGCGGCGAAGACATTCAACGAGGGGCTGATGCGCAGCTTTGCGGAGATGTATGGCCTGCGCTATGTCGCGCTCCGCTATTTCAACGTCTACGGCCCGCGCATGGACGTCTACGGCGCCTATACGGAAGTTCTGATCCGTTGGATGGAACGTCTAGTGGCCGGAATGCCGCCCCTCATCTACGGGGACGGTAGCCAGACGATGGACTTCGTCGATGCCCGCGACATCGCCCGCGCAAACATTCTGGCCGCGAAAAGCGATGTCACGGACGAGGTGTTCAACGTCGCCAGCGGCAAGGAAATAAGCCTGCTGGAACTCGCGAAAATGCTAAGCGACATTATGGGTTCCTCACTCGAACCGCAGCACAAGGAAGCCCGCACGGTCAACGGCGTGACCCGTCGTCTCGCCGATATCAGCAAGGCCGAGCGGCTCCTCGGCTTCAAGGCGGAGATCTCTATGGAGCAAGGGCTTCGTGATCTTGTTGCCTGGTGGCAAAAGCAGACCGATGCAGGGGGGCAGGCAGCATGA
- a CDS encoding DegT/DnrJ/EryC1/StrS family aminotransferase: MSSSQSTIPATIPVAKPVLGEEEAEAARRVILSGWVTQGPEVAAFEREFAAFVGAVHACAMSNCTTALHLALKAVGVSAGDEVVTVSHSFIATANAVRYCDAVPVFVDIEEDGYNIEASLIERAITPRTKAILCVHQLGMPCDLRAIVEVGKRHQIPVIEDAACATGSEILWDGRWEKIGKAHGDIACFSFHPRKVVTTGDGGMLTTANPEYDRKFRLWRQHGMSVTDAVRHGSKQVIFEDYDELGYNYRMTDLQAAVGREQLRRLPELVAQRRLLAEQYCEQLSTIAGLSLPVEPRWARSNWQSFCVRLPDTADQRAVMQTLLDQGISTRRGVMNIHLEGAYSDESSHRAATSLTRGVSAQQQTIILPLYAQMTVSDVDRVVEALRAALAEAIIGAASVQRAMDVAVA, encoded by the coding sequence ATGAGTTCATCTCAATCCACAATTCCGGCCACAATTCCGGTCGCCAAACCCGTCCTCGGCGAGGAAGAGGCTGAGGCTGCGCGCCGCGTTATTCTGTCGGGATGGGTGACGCAGGGGCCGGAAGTCGCGGCTTTCGAGCGTGAATTCGCTGCCTTTGTGGGCGCCGTGCATGCCTGCGCCATGTCCAATTGCACGACCGCGTTGCATCTGGCGCTGAAGGCGGTCGGCGTATCCGCCGGCGATGAAGTCGTCACGGTCAGCCATTCTTTCATCGCGACCGCAAACGCGGTTCGATACTGCGATGCAGTGCCTGTTTTCGTCGATATCGAAGAAGATGGTTACAACATCGAAGCCAGTCTGATCGAAAGAGCGATCACACCCCGCACCAAGGCAATTCTCTGCGTGCATCAACTCGGCATGCCTTGCGATCTCCGCGCCATCGTCGAGGTCGGCAAGCGCCATCAGATACCGGTCATCGAGGATGCCGCCTGTGCGACGGGAAGCGAAATCCTGTGGGATGGACGTTGGGAAAAGATCGGCAAAGCGCATGGCGACATTGCCTGCTTCTCGTTCCACCCCCGGAAGGTCGTCACGACGGGAGATGGCGGCATGTTGACCACGGCCAATCCCGAATATGACCGGAAGTTCCGGCTCTGGCGCCAGCATGGCATGAGCGTCACCGATGCCGTTCGTCACGGCTCGAAACAGGTCATCTTCGAAGACTATGACGAGTTGGGTTACAATTACCGGATGACCGATCTTCAGGCTGCCGTCGGACGCGAGCAGTTGCGGCGGCTGCCGGAGTTGGTTGCCCAGCGCAGGCTGCTTGCCGAGCAATATTGCGAACAGCTGTCGACGATTGCCGGGCTATCTTTGCCGGTCGAGCCGCGCTGGGCTCGCAGCAACTGGCAGAGCTTCTGTGTGAGATTGCCCGATACGGCCGACCAGCGGGCCGTCATGCAAACCCTGCTCGATCAGGGTATCTCGACCCGGCGTGGTGTGATGAACATTCATCTGGAGGGAGCCTATTCCGATGAGAGTTCCCACCGCGCTGCCACGAGCCTGACGCGGGGCGTATCTGCGCAGCAGCAAACGATCATCCTGCCGCTTTATGCCCAGATGACGGTGTCTGACGTGGACCGGGTTGTTGAGGCACTTCGCGCAGCCCTTGCGGAAGCGATCATCGGAGCCGCCAGCGTGCAACGTGCCATGGATGTCGCTGTCGCCTGA